The following coding sequences are from one Streptomyces dengpaensis window:
- a CDS encoding GNAT family N-acetyltransferase, whose protein sequence is MDHVAVLALFDRDMREGARPDAPDARVERVGKVVRQIGAERGWNGVIWSDLDETGADAAIAEQLRYFADLGREFEWKLYGHDKPEDLGHRLRAAGFTAEPEETLMVAELGDLALDAEPPEGVRLLPVTDRAGVDLVADVHEQAFGTDSTRLRHQLLAQFAGDADTVVAVVALAGDVPVSAARMELLPGTRFAGLWGGGTVEAWRGRGIYRALVAHRARVAADRGYRYVQVDASSQSRPILARLGFQPLTTTTPYVHTC, encoded by the coding sequence ATGGATCACGTCGCGGTACTGGCCCTGTTCGATCGGGACATGCGGGAGGGAGCGCGGCCGGATGCCCCGGATGCCCGGGTCGAGCGCGTCGGCAAGGTGGTGCGCCAGATCGGTGCCGAGCGGGGCTGGAACGGGGTGATCTGGTCGGACCTGGACGAGACCGGCGCCGACGCGGCGATCGCCGAGCAGCTCCGGTACTTCGCCGACCTCGGGCGGGAGTTCGAGTGGAAGCTGTACGGGCACGACAAGCCGGAGGACCTCGGGCACCGGCTGCGCGCGGCCGGATTCACCGCCGAGCCCGAGGAGACGCTGATGGTCGCCGAGCTGGGCGATCTGGCACTCGACGCCGAGCCGCCCGAAGGCGTACGACTGCTCCCCGTCACCGACCGCGCGGGCGTCGACCTCGTGGCGGACGTCCACGAACAGGCCTTCGGCACGGACAGCACGCGGCTCCGTCACCAGCTGCTCGCCCAATTCGCCGGCGACGCGGACACGGTCGTCGCCGTCGTGGCCCTCGCCGGTGACGTTCCGGTCAGCGCGGCGCGCATGGAGCTCCTGCCCGGCACCCGGTTCGCCGGACTCTGGGGCGGCGGCACCGTCGAGGCCTGGCGCGGCCGCGGCATCTACCGCGCCCTCGTCGCCCACCGCGCCCGCGTCGCCGCCGACCGCGGCTACCGCTACGTCCAGGTCGACGCCTCCAGCCAGAGCCGCCCCATCCTCGCCCGCCTGGGCTTTCAGCCCCTGACCACGACAACGCCGTACGTACACACGTGCTGA
- a CDS encoding GNAT family N-acetyltransferase yields MPPRITPLIDPESTSSSRRLAWLASGTEGAPVGSAFLRLFTREGQEHLAELEIAVHPAERRQRVGSGLLEAAVAAARDEGRRSLVAQANTDSPGDLFLAARGFRRVLALTYARLTLADVALARIAEIVERPHPGYELTVWDKTVPPALARTFADSRRAMDDMPMEGTDYGTVVWDVERVVSAAETIAKRGELLHTVAAVDLSDGSIAGFSELVVPGDGLGDAQHYGTGVLPEHRGHGLGLWMKAASIRLARERYPELDGLLTDTADSNAPMLGINDALGYRPTHRAVEYQLELG; encoded by the coding sequence TTGCCGCCGCGCATCACGCCGCTGATCGATCCCGAGTCCACCTCGTCGAGCCGTCGCCTGGCGTGGCTGGCCTCCGGCACCGAGGGAGCTCCCGTGGGCTCCGCCTTTCTGCGGTTGTTCACCAGGGAGGGACAGGAGCATCTCGCCGAACTAGAGATCGCCGTCCACCCTGCCGAGCGTCGGCAGCGGGTCGGCAGCGGTCTCCTGGAGGCGGCCGTCGCCGCGGCGCGGGACGAGGGGCGGCGGTCGCTCGTCGCGCAGGCCAATACCGACTCCCCCGGTGACCTGTTCCTGGCGGCGCGCGGCTTCCGCCGTGTGCTGGCGCTGACGTACGCGCGGCTGACGCTGGCCGATGTCGCTCTCGCGCGCATCGCCGAGATCGTCGAACGGCCGCATCCGGGTTACGAGTTGACGGTGTGGGACAAAACCGTGCCGCCCGCGCTGGCACGGACGTTCGCCGACTCGCGGCGCGCCATGGACGACATGCCGATGGAGGGAACCGACTACGGGACCGTCGTGTGGGACGTGGAACGGGTCGTGTCGGCGGCCGAAACCATCGCGAAGCGCGGGGAGTTGCTCCACACGGTCGCGGCGGTGGACCTCTCGGACGGCTCGATCGCCGGCTTCTCCGAACTCGTCGTGCCGGGCGACGGCCTGGGCGATGCCCAGCACTACGGCACCGGGGTTCTGCCGGAGCACCGGGGCCACGGGCTGGGCCTCTGGATGAAGGCGGCGTCGATCCGTCTGGCCCGTGAGCGCTACCCGGAACTCGACGGCCTGCTGACGGACACCGCCGACAGCAACGCCCCCATGCTCGGCATCAACGACGCGCTCGGTTATCGGCCGACGCACCGGGCGGTGGAGTACCAGCTCGAACTCGGCTGA
- a CDS encoding GlsB/YeaQ/YmgE family stress response membrane protein has protein sequence MEISGIISAILIGIIIGVLGRLAVPGRQRIGILWTIAVGIVAAFIGSGVAAAFGVADTKGIDWIEWLIQIGLAALGVAALDRSKVRR, from the coding sequence ATGGAGATCTCAGGCATCATCAGTGCCATCCTCATCGGCATCATCATCGGCGTACTCGGCAGGCTCGCGGTTCCGGGGCGCCAGCGCATCGGCATCCTGTGGACGATCGCCGTCGGCATCGTGGCCGCGTTCATCGGCTCGGGAGTCGCCGCCGCGTTCGGTGTCGCCGACACCAAGGGCATCGACTGGATCGAGTGGCTCATCCAGATCGGCTTGGCGGCGCTCGGCGTCGCGGCGTTGGACCGCTCGAAGGTGCGCCGCTGA
- a CDS encoding aminoglycoside phosphotransferase family protein: MSRTVSAWVTSGGEFLGVAGPFPVDSPWWSEVEPVIARLSELLGIATLVLRLVDVDGGGGGRDGHVTYHVEALERPVPGLLKRQSVDQGLLHDHQVLRSPWARADGLRELLDWAAGTLASAGRPVTGPVEQRRTWNLAGLFRLPTARGTVWLKTTPHFAADEATVAGAFAGVDPDLVAAVLGSGEHRILMEHIPGEDCWRASPETIASVMERFVAAQSALASSTPAAADENRIRDWRAPVLTARIHELLAGPVALELSAQELANARELTRRWNLLAECGLPDTLVHGDFHPGNWRGDGGSPVVVDFADAHWGNPVLDGLRVQDFLPESHRARAARAWIDAWQARLPAADPARALAIAEPLAHLTYAVRYQEFLDGIEPSEWPYHRGDPADEIRAAVRCAEKPSPHLAGRSSCARGAISRAATR, encoded by the coding sequence GTGAGCCGAACCGTGAGCGCATGGGTGACCTCGGGCGGGGAGTTCCTCGGTGTTGCCGGCCCCTTCCCCGTGGACAGCCCGTGGTGGTCCGAGGTGGAGCCGGTCATCGCCCGACTGAGTGAGCTGCTCGGCATTGCGACGCTGGTCCTGCGTCTCGTCGACGTCGACGGAGGTGGGGGCGGACGGGACGGTCATGTGACGTACCACGTCGAAGCGTTGGAGCGCCCGGTACCAGGCTTGCTGAAGCGACAGAGCGTCGATCAAGGTCTCTTGCACGACCATCAGGTGTTGCGGTCGCCGTGGGCGCGAGCCGACGGACTGCGCGAACTCCTCGACTGGGCAGCCGGCACGCTGGCCTCGGCGGGGCGGCCGGTGACCGGTCCGGTCGAGCAGCGCCGCACCTGGAACCTGGCCGGACTCTTCCGCCTGCCGACCGCGCGGGGCACGGTCTGGCTCAAGACGACACCGCACTTCGCGGCCGACGAGGCCACGGTCGCGGGTGCGTTCGCGGGGGTCGACCCCGACCTGGTGGCGGCCGTCCTCGGCTCCGGCGAGCACCGCATACTGATGGAGCACATCCCCGGCGAGGACTGCTGGCGGGCCTCGCCCGAGACGATCGCCTCCGTCATGGAGCGCTTCGTGGCCGCGCAGTCGGCGCTGGCGTCCAGCACTCCAGCCGCTGCCGACGAGAACCGCATCCGGGACTGGCGCGCACCGGTCCTCACCGCACGGATCCACGAGCTGCTCGCCGGACCGGTCGCCCTGGAGCTGAGCGCTCAAGAACTCGCAAATGCACGGGAGTTGACACGCCGGTGGAACCTCCTCGCCGAGTGCGGGCTGCCCGACACGCTCGTGCACGGAGACTTCCATCCCGGCAACTGGCGCGGCGACGGCGGCTCGCCCGTGGTGGTGGATTTCGCCGACGCCCACTGGGGCAACCCGGTCCTGGACGGACTGCGCGTCCAGGACTTCCTGCCCGAGTCGCACCGCGCCCGGGCCGCCCGCGCCTGGATCGACGCCTGGCAGGCGCGGCTCCCCGCCGCCGACCCGGCACGCGCCCTCGCCATCGCCGAGCCGCTCGCCCATCTCACGTACGCCGTCCGCTATCAGGAGTTCCTCGACGGCATCGAGCCCTCGGAGTGGCCCTACCACCGGGGAGATCCGGCGGACGAGATCCGCGCGGCGGTGCGGTGCGCGGAGAAACCGAGCCCGCATCTCGCGGGGAGGTCGTCCTGCGCACGTGGAGCCATCTCGAGGGCGGCGACGCGGTGA
- a CDS encoding SPW repeat protein, with translation MADVSRARDITSHPDLSEMRARYDRVLGGRDVALVDGPVFLLGLYCAVSPWILHYTTSQPALVTHNLVIGIAIALLALGFTGTPERMYGLSWAICAIGAWLIISPWIVGTSPDAGVVVNNIIMGALAVVLGAVCAATAAKTTSRA, from the coding sequence ATGGCCGACGTCTCGCGCGCCAGGGACATCACCAGCCACCCCGATCTATCCGAAATGCGGGCACGGTATGACCGCGTGCTCGGTGGTCGTGATGTGGCCCTCGTGGATGGGCCGGTGTTCCTGCTCGGCCTGTACTGTGCCGTGTCCCCGTGGATACTTCACTACACGACAAGCCAGCCCGCCCTGGTGACCCACAACCTGGTCATCGGCATCGCGATCGCCCTGCTGGCCCTCGGCTTCACCGGTACTCCGGAGAGGATGTACGGCCTGAGCTGGGCCATCTGCGCGATCGGCGCCTGGCTGATCATCTCGCCGTGGATCGTCGGCACCAGCCCGGACGCCGGAGTCGTGGTGAACAACATCATCATGGGCGCCCTGGCCGTGGTGCTGGGGGCCGTGTGCGCTGCTACGGCGGCGAAGACCACTTCCCGGGCGTAA
- a CDS encoding TetR/AcrR family transcriptional regulator → MGPRKSVAETAATRDRVIERALALAAAEGLEGLTIGRLATDLGMSKAGVIGRFGSKAALQLAVLDAAIERFRLRVPARAVGARPGAERLARAFDEWIDSMAEAEGYAGCFLTSVASEFDGRPGPVRDAVLQALAAWSAYVASELDTAVANRELPQRTDVEQLVFELNGVALAASQSIQLHRDPLAPTRARRAIARLLIAP, encoded by the coding sequence ATGGGCCCGCGCAAGTCCGTCGCCGAAACCGCCGCCACCCGCGACCGGGTCATCGAGCGCGCCCTCGCGCTGGCCGCCGCCGAGGGCCTCGAAGGCCTCACCATCGGCCGGCTCGCGACCGACCTGGGGATGAGCAAGGCCGGGGTGATCGGCCGTTTCGGCAGCAAGGCGGCGCTGCAACTCGCCGTTCTGGACGCGGCGATCGAGCGGTTCCGGCTGCGGGTGCCGGCGCGGGCCGTGGGCGCAAGGCCCGGTGCCGAGCGGCTGGCGCGCGCCTTCGACGAGTGGATCGACTCCATGGCCGAGGCCGAAGGCTACGCGGGCTGCTTCCTCACCTCGGTGGCGAGCGAGTTCGACGGCCGCCCCGGCCCGGTCCGCGACGCGGTGCTCCAGGCACTGGCCGCCTGGTCCGCGTACGTGGCGTCGGAGCTGGACACGGCGGTCGCGAACCGCGAACTCCCGCAGCGCACCGACGTGGAACAGCTCGTCTTCGAGCTCAACGGCGTTGCCCTCGCGGCCAGTCAGTCCATCCAGCTGCACCGCGATCCACTGGCGCCCACGCGTGCACGCCGGGCCATCGCCCGCCTGCTCATCGCCCCCTGA
- the urtE gene encoding urea ABC transporter ATP-binding subunit UrtE, producing the protein MLEIDDVHVGYHRSSVLHGVSVAVPKDGVAAVLGHNGAGKSTLLRAAVGLLTPQSGAVRLDGEDITRRKPHERVARGMAYVPQGQQAFPHLTTAENLQLVADGRRRGKEAIAEALDLFPALRALAGRRTGLLSGGQRQQLAIARALVTEPRILLLDEPTEGIQPSVVAEIEETILALAARGGLSVLLVEQHIGFAMRAAQRYYVLEAGRVTSSGEGGQEAEGSVREALSV; encoded by the coding sequence ATGCTGGAGATCGACGACGTCCACGTCGGCTACCACCGCAGCAGCGTCCTGCACGGGGTGAGCGTCGCAGTGCCGAAGGACGGCGTGGCCGCCGTACTGGGACACAACGGCGCCGGAAAGAGCACCCTGCTGCGGGCGGCGGTCGGTCTGCTCACCCCGCAGAGCGGCGCCGTGCGGCTCGACGGCGAGGACATCACGCGCCGCAAGCCCCACGAGCGGGTGGCGCGCGGCATGGCCTACGTCCCGCAGGGCCAGCAGGCGTTCCCGCACCTCACGACCGCCGAGAACCTCCAGCTGGTCGCGGACGGGCGGCGCCGCGGCAAGGAGGCGATCGCCGAGGCGCTCGACCTGTTCCCCGCGCTGCGCGCGCTGGCCGGCCGCCGCACGGGCCTGCTCTCCGGCGGCCAGCGGCAGCAACTGGCCATCGCCCGCGCCCTGGTGACGGAGCCCCGGATCCTCCTCCTCGACGAGCCGACCGAGGGCATCCAGCCCTCCGTCGTCGCCGAGATCGAGGAGACGATCCTCGCCCTGGCCGCCCGCGGTGGCCTCTCGGTCCTCCTGGTCGAGCAGCACATCGGCTTCGCGATGCGGGCGGCGCAGCGGTACTACGTCCTGGAGGCAGGCCGGGTCACCTCGTCCGGTGAGGGCGGGCAGGAGGCGGAGGGTTCGGTGCGGGAGGCGTTGAGCGTGTGA
- the urtD gene encoding urea ABC transporter ATP-binding protein UrtD, with protein sequence MSELSGLRIRQLRVAFDGFTAVDGVDLDVRPGDLRFLIGPNGAGKTTLVDAVTGLVKAEGSVRFGGDELLGRSVHGIARSGIGRTFQTATVFEELTVLQNLDIAAGAGRGVWTMLRRRKDVPESVAKALETVGLTHLADSPAGALAHGQKQWLEIGMLLVQDVRLLLLDEPVAGMSHDERQATGELLELISQERTVVVIEHDMDFMRSFARSVSVLHAGKVLSEGTVAEVQADPKVQQVYLGHADSEDVRETADSDCVRETAAPAAVQEA encoded by the coding sequence ATGAGTGAGCTGTCCGGACTTCGGATACGGCAACTGCGCGTGGCCTTCGACGGGTTCACCGCCGTGGACGGGGTGGACCTCGACGTGCGGCCGGGTGATCTGCGGTTCCTCATCGGGCCGAACGGAGCCGGCAAGACGACCCTCGTCGACGCCGTCACCGGCCTGGTGAAGGCGGAGGGCTCGGTGCGCTTCGGGGGCGACGAGCTGCTCGGGCGGAGCGTGCACGGGATCGCCCGGTCGGGCATCGGCCGTACGTTCCAAACAGCCACCGTTTTTGAGGAGTTGACGGTACTTCAGAATCTGGACATCGCGGCCGGCGCGGGCCGAGGCGTGTGGACCATGCTGCGCCGGCGCAAGGACGTGCCGGAGTCCGTCGCGAAGGCGTTGGAGACGGTGGGACTCACGCACCTGGCCGACTCCCCTGCCGGGGCGCTCGCGCACGGTCAGAAGCAGTGGCTGGAGATCGGCATGCTGCTCGTGCAGGACGTACGGCTGCTGCTCCTCGACGAGCCGGTCGCGGGCATGAGCCATGACGAACGGCAGGCCACCGGCGAGCTGTTGGAGCTCATCAGCCAGGAGCGGACCGTGGTCGTCATCGAGCACGACATGGACTTCATGCGCTCCTTCGCGCGCAGCGTCAGCGTGCTGCACGCCGGCAAGGTGCTGAGCGAGGGGACGGTGGCCGAGGTGCAGGCGGATCCGAAGGTGCAGCAGGTGTACCTCGGACACGCGGACTCCGAGGACGTACGTGAGACCGCGGACTCCGATTGCGTACGCGAGACCGCGGCCCCTGCGGCCGTACAGGAGGCGTGA
- the urtC gene encoding urea ABC transporter permease subunit UrtC — translation MTTSRRTTTRRSTSRSTTTPLAAKARQLTGVKGRFDGARPAAGFAAAALVLFAVAPLVLSDFRLGLLAKYLCTAMVAVGICLAWGRGGLLTLGQGVFFGLGGYAMAMHLKIADAGPGNLPDFMQLYGTATELPWWWRPFANPVFALAATVLLPMAVAAVLGAFVFRRRVKGAYFAILSQALAAAFAIWLIGQQATTGGTNGLTDIQGFFGYDLNDPVNQRMVYFIIAAALLLLIALARQLIHSRYGELLVAVRDSEERVRFLGYNPANVKLVAYVVAAGMAGLAGALFVPAVGIISPALIGIVPSIELVIGAAVGGRASLVGAVLGAIGVAWAKTALSEEFPAAWTYFQGLLFIVALAFLPGGLASLVGIVRRRATRRTAGEPAPALPVGETA, via the coding sequence ATGACCACCTCTCGTAGGACCACCACGCGTCGGTCCACCTCGCGCAGTACCACCACTCCCCTCGCTGCGAAGGCGAGGCAACTCACCGGCGTCAAGGGCCGGTTCGACGGAGCGCGCCCGGCGGCCGGCTTCGCCGCGGCCGCCCTGGTGCTCTTCGCCGTCGCCCCGCTCGTGCTCTCCGACTTCCGGCTCGGGCTGCTCGCCAAGTACCTGTGCACCGCCATGGTCGCGGTCGGCATCTGTCTGGCCTGGGGCCGCGGCGGGCTGCTGACGCTCGGGCAGGGCGTGTTCTTCGGGCTCGGCGGTTACGCCATGGCCATGCACCTGAAGATCGCGGACGCAGGACCCGGCAACCTCCCGGACTTCATGCAGCTGTACGGCACGGCGACCGAACTGCCTTGGTGGTGGCGGCCGTTCGCGAACCCGGTCTTCGCGCTCGCGGCGACCGTGCTGCTGCCGATGGCCGTCGCGGCGGTCCTCGGGGCGTTCGTCTTCCGGCGCCGGGTCAAGGGCGCCTACTTCGCGATCCTCAGCCAGGCGCTCGCCGCGGCCTTCGCGATCTGGCTGATCGGTCAGCAGGCCACGACCGGCGGCACCAACGGACTCACCGACATCCAGGGCTTCTTCGGCTACGACCTCAACGACCCGGTCAACCAGCGGATGGTGTACTTCATCATCGCCGCCGCCCTGCTCCTGCTGATCGCCCTGGCCCGCCAGCTCATCCACAGCCGGTACGGCGAACTCCTCGTCGCCGTGCGGGACTCGGAGGAGCGGGTGCGCTTCCTGGGGTACAACCCGGCGAACGTGAAGCTCGTCGCGTACGTCGTGGCGGCGGGCATGGCCGGGCTCGCGGGCGCGCTGTTCGTGCCCGCGGTCGGCATCATCTCCCCCGCGTTGATCGGCATCGTGCCGTCCATCGAACTCGTCATCGGCGCCGCGGTCGGCGGCCGGGCGAGCCTGGTGGGCGCGGTGCTCGGCGCGATCGGCGTCGCCTGGGCCAAGACGGCGCTTTCGGAGGAGTTCCCGGCAGCCTGGACGTACTTCCAGGGGCTCCTGTTCATCGTGGCCCTGGCGTTCCTGCCGGGCGGTCTCGCCTCGCTGGTGGGGATCGTACGGCGGCGCGCCACCCGGCGGACGGCCGGGGAACCGGCGCCCGCCCTTCCCGTGGGAGAAACGGCATGA
- the urtB gene encoding urea ABC transporter permease subunit UrtB → MTVILGQMFTGVSIGAVLLLIALGLSLTFGQMNVINMAHGEFIMAGAYTTYVLQKSLSGAGISLIVALPVAFLVSGALGALLEWLLIRRLYLRPLDTLLVTWGVSLMLQQLARDMFGAPNVQTRAPDLLTGNITVIGGDDPLTFANSRLFILGLAIAAVVALSLTLRLTPLGRRIRAVVQNRDLAEVSGISTSRVDRTAFFIGSGLAGVAGVALTLVGPIGPTMGTNVIIDAFLVIVVGGIGQLKGSVIVAFVLGVLQSVLEYSTTVSVAKVLVLVAIVAFLQWRPQGLYTLRTRSLV, encoded by the coding sequence ATGACCGTGATCCTCGGGCAGATGTTCACCGGCGTCAGTATCGGTGCCGTTCTGCTGCTCATCGCGCTCGGCCTCTCGCTCACCTTCGGCCAGATGAATGTCATCAACATGGCCCACGGCGAGTTCATCATGGCCGGCGCCTACACCACCTATGTACTCCAGAAGTCCCTTTCCGGCGCGGGAATTTCACTGATCGTCGCGCTGCCCGTCGCCTTTCTCGTCTCGGGCGCACTCGGCGCACTGCTGGAATGGCTGCTCATTCGCCGCCTTTACCTCCGGCCGCTCGACACACTTCTCGTGACATGGGGCGTCTCACTGATGCTCCAGCAGCTCGCGCGCGACATGTTCGGCGCGCCCAATGTGCAGACCCGCGCGCCGGATCTGCTCACCGGGAACATCACCGTCATCGGCGGCGACGACCCGCTCACCTTCGCCAACAGCCGGCTGTTCATTCTGGGGCTGGCGATCGCGGCGGTGGTCGCGCTGTCGCTCACGCTGCGGCTCACCCCGCTCGGGCGGCGTATCCGCGCCGTCGTGCAGAACCGCGACCTGGCCGAGGTGTCCGGCATCTCCACCAGCCGCGTCGACCGCACCGCGTTCTTCATCGGGTCCGGGCTCGCCGGAGTCGCCGGGGTCGCGCTGACGCTGGTCGGTCCGATCGGGCCCACGATGGGCACCAACGTCATCATCGACGCCTTCCTGGTGATCGTGGTCGGCGGCATCGGGCAGCTCAAGGGCAGCGTGATCGTCGCCTTCGTGCTGGGTGTGCTGCAGTCCGTCCTGGAGTACTCCACCACCGTCAGCGTCGCGAAGGTGCTGGTCCTCGTGGCCATCGTCGCGTTCCTCCAGTGGCGGCCCCAGGGGCTGTACACGCTGCGTACGAGGAGTCTCGTATGA
- the urtA gene encoding urea ABC transporter substrate-binding protein has protein sequence MAAGAAALAALVALSACGAKTDAGGTSDKAVQADTSGDTVKVGLLNSLSGTMAISEVTVRDSLKLAIDEINASGGVLGKKIEPISEDGASDWPTFAEKAQKLIREDRVAATFGCWTSASRKAVKPVFEKNKSLLFYPVQYEGLEESPYIFYTGATTNQQIVPALDYLKSEGKKKIYLVGSDYVFPRTANKEIKAYAKANGMTVLGEDYAPLGSTEFSTIANKVKASKADAVFNTLNGDSNVAFFKEYKSAGLTATSMPVVSVSIAEEEVKSIGSQYLAGQLTAWNYYQTTAGAANTKFVKAYKAKYGQDKPTSDPMEAAYTSVYLWKAMVEKAKSFDPEKVRAASDGITFDAPEGKVTVDGASQHIYKTARIGRIGTDGLIKQVWDSGKPIKPDPYLKGYDWASGLS, from the coding sequence ATGGCGGCCGGTGCCGCCGCGCTCGCGGCGCTCGTCGCGCTGTCCGCGTGCGGTGCCAAGACCGACGCGGGCGGTACGTCCGACAAGGCCGTGCAGGCGGACACAAGCGGCGACACGGTCAAGGTCGGCCTGCTCAACTCCCTGTCCGGCACGATGGCGATCAGCGAGGTGACCGTACGCGACTCACTGAAGCTGGCGATCGACGAGATCAACGCCTCCGGCGGAGTGCTCGGCAAGAAGATCGAGCCGATCAGCGAGGACGGCGCCTCCGACTGGCCGACCTTCGCGGAGAAGGCGCAGAAGCTGATCAGGGAGGACCGCGTCGCGGCCACCTTCGGCTGCTGGACCTCCGCGAGCCGCAAGGCCGTCAAGCCGGTCTTCGAGAAGAACAAGTCGCTGCTCTTCTACCCCGTGCAGTACGAGGGCCTCGAAGAGTCCCCGTACATCTTCTACACGGGCGCGACCACCAACCAGCAGATCGTCCCCGCGCTCGACTACCTCAAGAGCGAGGGCAAGAAGAAGATCTATCTGGTCGGCAGCGACTACGTCTTCCCGCGCACCGCCAACAAGGAGATCAAGGCGTACGCGAAGGCCAACGGCATGACGGTCCTCGGCGAGGACTACGCACCGCTGGGCTCCACGGAGTTCAGCACGATCGCCAACAAGGTGAAGGCCTCCAAGGCGGACGCGGTCTTCAACACCCTCAACGGCGACTCGAACGTGGCCTTCTTCAAGGAGTACAAATCCGCGGGTCTGACCGCCACGAGCATGCCGGTGGTCTCGGTGTCGATCGCCGAGGAGGAGGTCAAGTCGATCGGATCGCAGTACCTGGCGGGCCAGTTGACGGCCTGGAACTACTACCAGACCACCGCGGGCGCGGCGAACACCAAGTTCGTGAAGGCGTACAAGGCCAAGTACGGCCAGGACAAGCCGACCAGTGACCCGATGGAGGCCGCGTACACCTCGGTCTACCTGTGGAAGGCGATGGTCGAGAAGGCGAAGTCGTTCGATCCGGAGAAGGTCAGGGCGGCCTCCGACGGCATCACGTTCGACGCGCCCGAGGGCAAGGTCACCGTGGACGGCGCCAGTCAGCACATCTACAAGACCGCCCGCATCGGCAGGATCGGCACCGACGGTCTGATCAAGCAGGTCTGGGACTCCGGCAAGCCGATCAAGCCGGACCCCTACCTGAAGGGTTACGACTGGGCCTCCGGCCTCTCCTGA
- a CDS encoding substrate-binding domain-containing protein has protein sequence MFRHDAPPPDWFTADDSVLGVALVFPMQGSAGIFGPTCELCAQLAAEEINRAGGVLGKELRLLPVDGGTRPREVADHVEALVDLGVVQGVTGWHISSVRQALAPRIAHRVPYVYTALYEGGEHTAGVFLTSETPRDQLRPAMGLLAHERGVRRWFVVGNDYVWPRRTARAAHAYAHASGGSIQGEVYLPLGTHDFDAVLRRIERSDADAVLLLLVGSDAVRFNRAFAAAGLDARCLRLSTLMDENMLMASGPTATVDLYSTAGFFASLANQDALDFHGQYAGRFGIEAPALGSLGESCYEGVLLLAALIGRARTLDVSAIGAAAETVSYEGPRGLLHLRGRHVRQRIYLARADGVDFDVVAELDLHASRP, from the coding sequence ATGTTCCGGCACGACGCACCCCCGCCCGACTGGTTCACGGCAGACGACTCCGTGCTCGGCGTGGCGCTCGTCTTCCCGATGCAGGGGTCGGCCGGGATCTTCGGACCCACGTGCGAGCTGTGCGCGCAGCTGGCGGCGGAGGAGATCAACCGCGCGGGCGGCGTCCTCGGCAAGGAGCTGCGGCTGCTGCCCGTCGACGGAGGCACCCGGCCGCGCGAAGTGGCCGACCATGTCGAGGCGTTGGTGGATCTGGGAGTCGTGCAGGGCGTCACGGGCTGGCACATCTCCTCCGTGCGGCAGGCACTGGCGCCGAGGATCGCGCACCGGGTGCCGTACGTCTACACCGCCCTGTACGAGGGCGGGGAGCACACCGCGGGCGTCTTCCTCACCAGCGAGACGCCGCGCGATCAACTGCGGCCCGCGATGGGCTTGCTGGCCCATGAGCGCGGGGTGCGCCGCTGGTTCGTCGTGGGCAACGACTATGTGTGGCCCCGCCGTACGGCCCGGGCCGCCCACGCCTACGCGCACGCCTCGGGCGGGAGTATCCAGGGAGAGGTCTATCTGCCCCTGGGCACGCACGACTTCGACGCGGTGCTGCGCCGGATCGAGCGGTCGGACGCGGACGCCGTGCTCCTGCTGCTCGTGGGCAGCGACGCGGTGCGGTTCAACCGGGCGTTCGCCGCGGCCGGGCTGGACGCGCGCTGTCTGCGGCTGAGCACGCTGATGGACGAGAACATGCTGATGGCCAGTGGACCGACGGCCACCGTGGACCTCTACAGCACCGCCGGGTTCTTCGCCTCGCTCGCGAACCAGGACGCCCTCGACTTCCACGGCCAGTACGCCGGGCGGTTCGGCATCGAGGCGCCGGCCCTGGGCAGTCTCGGCGAATCGTGTTACGAAGGCGTGCTGTTGCTGGCCGCGCTCATCGGCCGGGCCAGGACGCTCGACGTGTCGGCGATCGGGGCGGCGGCCGAGACGGTCTCGTACGAGGGCCCTCGCGGTCTGCTGCACCTGCGTGGCCGTCACGTACGCCAGCGCATCTATCTGGCACGGGCGGACGGTGTGGACTTCGACGTGGTCGCGGAGCTCGATCTCCACGCATCCCGCCCTTGA